One Acidimicrobiales bacterium DNA segment encodes these proteins:
- the cobA gene encoding uroporphyrinogen-III C-methyltransferase — MTVHLVGAGPGDPELLTVKAVRLLERADVVVFDRLVDERILALAAPWAELVDVGKRPGAPSDAQDRINDILVDRGRRFDCVVRLKGGDPFVFGRGGEEALELRAAGIAVDEVPGITSAIAAPAAAGIPVTMRGVSSGFTVVTAHQDPNADQWLDWDALARTGTTLVVLMGASRTALLSERLLAAGMDPSTPVAAVHAATTAEQDVQRTTLAGLPDLTVVNPSTLVIGGVAARSVLELLPLTERTPAASGADPQREGPVR; from the coding sequence ATGACCGTCCATCTCGTGGGAGCCGGCCCCGGCGACCCCGAACTGTTGACCGTCAAGGCCGTTCGGCTCCTGGAGCGGGCCGACGTGGTCGTCTTCGACCGCCTGGTGGACGAACGGATTCTCGCCCTCGCGGCACCGTGGGCCGAGCTGGTCGACGTCGGCAAGCGCCCCGGTGCTCCGTCCGATGCACAGGACCGCATCAACGACATCCTCGTCGATCGCGGGCGTCGCTTCGACTGCGTGGTCCGTCTCAAGGGCGGCGACCCGTTCGTGTTCGGCCGCGGTGGCGAAGAGGCCCTCGAGCTACGGGCCGCCGGTATCGCCGTCGACGAGGTGCCGGGCATCACTTCGGCCATCGCCGCCCCCGCCGCGGCCGGAATCCCGGTCACCATGCGCGGCGTCAGCAGCGGATTCACCGTCGTGACTGCGCATCAGGACCCCAACGCCGACCAGTGGCTCGACTGGGACGCGCTCGCCAGGACGGGCACCACGCTGGTCGTGTTGATGGGCGCCAGCCGGACCGCATTGCTCAGCGAACGTCTTCTCGCGGCGGGCATGGACCCGTCGACGCCCGTCGCCGCCGTGCACGCGGCCACCACTGCCGAGCAGGACGTGCAGCGCACGACCCTCGCCGGGCTCCCCGACCTCACGGTCGTCAACCCGTCGACTCTCGTGATCGGGGGCGTCGCCGCCCGATCCGTGCTCGAACTGCTCCCGCTCACCGAACGAACCCCCGCCGCCTCCGGCGCCGATCCGCAAAGGGAAGGACCCGTCCGATGA
- a CDS encoding bifunctional precorrin-2 dehydrogenase/sirohydrochlorin ferrochelatase yields MSTAYPVNLDLSGRPVLVVGGGPVAARKVAGLLRAGAAVTVVAPDAVSDIADDPDVRWFARPYQRGEVASYRLGITATSDPLVNAQVAADGETAGIFVNSADDPANCTFTLPAVARHGDLQVAISTNGRSPGLARWLRRRYERELSGGYDQLLDLLSETRAEARATFGTSEVEGWDDALDADLLGLVRTGRIEDARAVLRTSLGITGEAAREVRS; encoded by the coding sequence CAGGTCGGCCCGTACTCGTGGTCGGTGGTGGGCCGGTGGCCGCCCGCAAGGTCGCCGGTCTGCTCCGTGCCGGGGCCGCGGTCACCGTGGTCGCTCCCGACGCCGTCTCCGACATCGCCGACGACCCCGACGTGCGCTGGTTCGCCCGCCCGTACCAGCGCGGCGAGGTCGCGTCGTACCGCCTCGGGATCACCGCGACCAGCGACCCGCTCGTGAATGCACAGGTGGCAGCCGACGGCGAGACCGCCGGCATCTTCGTGAACTCCGCCGACGATCCCGCGAACTGCACCTTCACGCTTCCGGCGGTCGCCCGCCACGGCGATCTCCAGGTCGCGATCTCGACCAACGGCCGCAGCCCCGGGCTGGCCCGCTGGCTCCGCCGGCGCTATGAGCGCGAGCTCAGCGGCGGCTACGACCAGCTGCTCGACCTCCTGTCCGAGACCCGGGCCGAGGCTCGTGCCACGTTCGGCACCTCCGAGGTCGAGGGCTGGGACGACGCGCTCGACGCCGACCTGCTCGGCCTCGTGCGCACCGGCCGGATCGAGGACGCCCGCGCCGTGTTGCGGACATCCCTCGGGATCACGGGCGAAGCCGCCCGCGAGGTGCGCTCATGA